A genomic segment from Saprospiraceae bacterium encodes:
- a CDS encoding 3-keto-5-aminohexanoate cleavage protein yields MKKLILSAALTGAATTRNHCPHIPYTPKELGEEAQRAVEAGATIVHIHAREDNGVPSWRLEVFEEIHAEVRLRCPNVIINYSTGAIGIPNEERIRHIKALQPDMAAFNMGSMNYAIYSKKAKQFYWNGVFENSFDTMQFFVKAMNEAGTTPEMECFDTGHIRNAEPLRDMGLIPDNACYSLVMGVLGGIPASTENLIHQIRQVPEGAYWQVIGISRKQWQLAAVACTMGGNFRVGLEDNFYLPNGEMAKSNGECVAWGVKLAHMMGREIASIEETRTMLNIPLKEKI; encoded by the coding sequence ATGAAAAAACTGATCCTATCTGCTGCCCTTACCGGCGCTGCCACCACCCGAAACCATTGCCCGCATATACCTTACACTCCGAAGGAATTGGGTGAAGAGGCCCAGCGTGCCGTGGAGGCCGGCGCAACTATTGTGCACATCCACGCCAGAGAAGACAATGGTGTGCCCAGCTGGCGCCTGGAGGTGTTTGAAGAAATACATGCGGAAGTGCGCCTGCGCTGCCCCAATGTCATTATCAATTACTCTACTGGTGCCATTGGTATTCCCAATGAAGAACGCATTCGTCATATCAAGGCCCTGCAACCCGATATGGCGGCCTTTAATATGGGGTCCATGAACTATGCCATTTATTCCAAAAAAGCTAAGCAGTTTTATTGGAATGGCGTTTTTGAAAACTCCTTTGACACCATGCAGTTTTTCGTAAAAGCAATGAATGAGGCGGGGACGACTCCAGAGATGGAGTGCTTCGATACCGGACATATCAGGAATGCGGAACCATTAAGGGATATGGGCCTGATCCCCGACAATGCCTGTTACAGCTTAGTAATGGGCGTCTTAGGTGGCATACCCGCCTCCACCGAGAATTTGATACACCAGATTAGACAAGTGCCTGAAGGCGCCTATTGGCAAGTGATCGGTATCAGTCGAAAGCAATGGCAGCTGGCGGCCGTGGCCTGTACCATGGGTGGTAACTTTAGAGTTGGTCTGGAAGATAATTTCTATTTGCCCAATGGAGAAATGGCTAAATCCAATGGGGAATGCGTAGCATGGGGGGTAAAGCTTGCGCATATGATGGGCAGGGAAATTGCTTCTATTGAAGAAACGAGAACGATGTTAAATATACCGCTCAAAGAAAAGATTTAA
- a CDS encoding nitronate monooxygenase: MDMQQFDQHLRLPLIASPMFLVSGTEMVVECCKQHIVGTFPSVNQRTTAGFEDWVLRIKAELANYNETSLSPAAPFGVNLVVHKTNPRWKDDLKVCVKHEVPLIITSLGAAPEVVEAIHAYGGLVFHDVTNPYHARKAAAIGVDGIIAVCGGAGGHSGATNPFALVGEIRAFFDKTLILGGAISTGKDIAAALQMGADYAYMGTRFINVQESLAPREYQEMIIAADSSQILYTPGVTGVPANFLKPSLLAAGFDLAQLSNPITINYGEKLKPPKEGSKTWVDTWSAGHGVGVIHDIPTIKALVDRLENEFQTAIKATYSKSQKYTR, encoded by the coding sequence ATGGATATGCAACAATTTGATCAACACCTTCGCCTTCCGCTGATTGCAAGCCCTATGTTTTTGGTGTCGGGGACGGAGATGGTCGTGGAGTGCTGTAAGCAACATATCGTAGGTACTTTCCCTTCTGTCAACCAACGAACGACTGCGGGGTTTGAAGATTGGGTGCTACGCATCAAAGCGGAATTGGCAAATTATAATGAAACCAGCCTTAGTCCGGCAGCCCCTTTTGGCGTTAACCTGGTCGTACATAAAACGAATCCTCGCTGGAAGGACGATCTCAAAGTCTGTGTAAAACACGAAGTGCCCTTGATTATTACCTCACTGGGCGCCGCCCCGGAGGTCGTGGAGGCTATTCATGCCTATGGAGGGCTGGTATTCCATGACGTTACCAATCCGTATCATGCGCGCAAGGCAGCGGCGATTGGCGTAGACGGGATCATTGCCGTTTGTGGTGGGGCAGGGGGACATTCTGGTGCAACGAATCCTTTTGCACTGGTCGGGGAAATCCGAGCTTTCTTTGATAAAACACTGATTCTTGGAGGGGCAATTAGTACGGGTAAGGATATTGCGGCTGCTTTGCAAATGGGCGCTGATTATGCCTACATGGGGACTCGTTTTATCAATGTGCAAGAGAGCCTGGCCCCTCGGGAATACCAGGAAATGATCATCGCAGCCGACTCCTCTCAAATTCTCTATACCCCAGGCGTGACGGGCGTACCGGCTAACTTTCTCAAACCAAGTCTATTGGCTGCGGGTTTTGACCTGGCGCAACTCAGTAACCCAATAACCATTAATTACGGAGAAAAACTCAAACCACCCAAAGAAGGCAGTAAAACCTGGGTAGACACCTGGTCTGCTGGTCATGGAGTTGGCGTAATACATGATATTCCGACCATTAAGGCGCTGGTTGATCGTTTGGAAAATGAATTTCAAACGGCTATAAAAGCAACCTATTCCAAATCACAAAAATATACCCGATAA
- a CDS encoding SDR family oxidoreductase, whose product MFQQDLFKDKIALVTGGRSGIGYAIAKQLLQLGAKVTIASRKEGPLQKAAAALADFGRCDYKACDIRQTTDIQALAQQIKEHHGRLDILVNNAGGQFPALAEFINDKGWNAVVNNNLNGTFFMIREMANTFFIPQKEGVIVNIIANIYRGFPGMVHTGAARAGVENITKTLAVEWSSHNIRINCIAPGTIESSGLDQYPPAIQDLFEEAKKAIPAGRFGKVEDVAHATCFMASPMSSYITGTTLYVDGAQHLNSDIMGLPNVIKSFMNPPN is encoded by the coding sequence ATGTTTCAACAAGATCTGTTCAAAGATAAAATTGCCTTGGTAACAGGCGGTCGAAGTGGCATCGGTTACGCTATTGCCAAACAATTGTTGCAATTGGGCGCCAAGGTAACTATCGCCTCCAGAAAAGAAGGCCCGCTCCAAAAGGCAGCAGCGGCCTTGGCGGACTTTGGCCGATGTGACTACAAAGCTTGCGACATTCGGCAAACAACAGACATTCAAGCCCTCGCCCAGCAAATTAAAGAGCATCACGGCCGCTTGGATATCCTGGTCAATAATGCTGGCGGCCAATTCCCCGCCCTGGCTGAGTTTATCAATGACAAAGGTTGGAATGCTGTCGTGAACAATAACTTGAACGGAACTTTCTTTATGATCAGGGAAATGGCCAATACCTTTTTTATTCCGCAAAAGGAAGGCGTTATTGTTAATATCATCGCCAATATTTACCGTGGGTTTCCTGGCATGGTACATACCGGAGCGGCACGGGCAGGCGTTGAAAACATAACCAAAACCCTGGCCGTCGAATGGAGCAGCCACAATATCCGAATCAATTGTATTGCGCCAGGTACCATCGAATCGTCCGGTTTAGATCAATATCCACCAGCCATTCAGGACTTATTTGAGGAGGCGAAAAAGGCCATTCCTGCAGGCCGATTTGGGAAAGTGGAGGATGTGGCCCATGCAACCTGTTTTATGGCAAGCCCTATGTCTTCTTATATTACAGGCACCACCCTTTATGTGGATGGTGCGCAGCACTTGAATTCAGATATAATGGGATTGCCCAATGTCATTAAGTCATTTATGAATCCTCCAAACTAA
- a CDS encoding NAD(P)-dependent oxidoreductase has product MKNKTAFITGASRGIGKAIALRLAQAGANIVIAAKTAEPHPRLEGTIYSAAEEIEKAGGRALPLVVDIRSEEMVMDAVQQSVATFGGIDILINNASAIGLTPIEETTMKRYDLMHEINVRGTFMVSKYCIPHLRKGTNPHILTLSPPLNLKTEWFGAHLAYTMSKYGMSLTVLGQANQLKKEGIAANALWPQTAIATAAVKNILGGTALMEASRHPSIMADAAFAILSRDSRVCTGNFFIDETVLQAEGITDFSAYAVNPERTLMKDLFVE; this is encoded by the coding sequence ATGAAAAATAAAACTGCATTTATTACTGGCGCAAGCCGAGGTATCGGCAAAGCCATTGCCTTGCGCTTGGCACAAGCTGGCGCCAATATCGTGATCGCAGCCAAGACGGCAGAGCCACATCCCCGCCTGGAAGGCACTATTTATTCTGCCGCCGAAGAAATTGAAAAAGCTGGAGGGCGAGCCCTTCCATTGGTGGTCGATATTCGCTCAGAAGAAATGGTCATGGACGCTGTACAGCAGTCCGTAGCAACCTTTGGTGGTATTGATATCCTCATCAACAATGCAAGTGCTATCGGTTTGACGCCCATCGAAGAAACCACCATGAAACGGTATGATTTGATGCATGAAATTAATGTACGTGGCACCTTCATGGTCTCGAAATATTGCATCCCACACCTCAGAAAAGGAACGAATCCCCATATCCTCACCCTTTCCCCTCCGCTCAACCTCAAGACGGAATGGTTTGGGGCTCATTTGGCCTATACCATGAGCAAATATGGGATGAGTCTGACCGTTTTAGGGCAAGCCAATCAATTGAAAAAAGAGGGCATTGCAGCCAACGCCCTTTGGCCACAGACGGCCATCGCTACTGCCGCCGTTAAAAACATCCTGGGAGGGACGGCCTTGATGGAAGCCAGCCGACACCCGTCTATCATGGCTGATGCGGCTTTCGCTATTCTGAGTAGAGATAGCCGTGTCTGTACAGGAAATTTTTTCATTGATGAAACGGTACTTCAAGCAGAAGGGATAACAGACTTTAGTGCCTATGCGGTTAATCCTGAAAGGACGTTAATGAAAGATCTATTTGTAGAATAG
- a CDS encoding acyl-CoA dehydrogenase family protein, translating to MNSYYFTEEHELFRESFRAFLEKEARPHIDQWEEDQRIPRDIWQKMGNQGFLGLSYPEAYGGMNLDFFYDVVFNEELGRMNSGGFAITQQVTQYMSSPYILKYGSEELKQKYLPGIINGTLIASIGITEPGAGSDAANIQTKAVNKGDHYLVNGSKTFITNAVYGDFIITVVKTNPAAGTAGVSLLVIDRNAEGVSARKLKKLGWHASDTAELSFDNVKVPAENLIGEEGRGFYYLMNGLQLERLAAVPACVSGMEWAIGETLKYMSEREAFGRPINKFQVLRHRIAQMASEVEALKAFSYHCCRLYADNVYDVKLCSMAKLLATELVEKIATQCLQLFGGYGFMEEYPMARMYRDVRVGTIGGGSSEIMREIIAKIVIDDVGYQKANQVQEASKGAGTSMASLFKNIQAKAAGASPLGNTLKFDFGREQLYIDGTMHTNVVSTENNSADCTVKISKEDFLALVGGHLNPMSAVMSGKIKIEGDMSVAMKLQSLFA from the coding sequence ATGAATTCCTACTATTTTACTGAAGAACATGAACTATTCCGCGAAAGCTTCCGGGCCTTTTTGGAGAAAGAAGCCCGCCCCCATATTGATCAATGGGAAGAAGACCAACGCATACCACGGGATATATGGCAAAAAATGGGAAACCAGGGCTTTTTGGGCCTGTCTTATCCGGAAGCTTATGGGGGAATGAACCTGGATTTTTTTTACGATGTGGTGTTTAATGAAGAATTGGGTCGAATGAATTCTGGTGGATTTGCAATCACCCAACAAGTCACCCAATATATGTCCAGCCCTTATATCCTCAAATATGGATCCGAGGAATTAAAGCAAAAATACCTGCCCGGGATTATCAATGGAACCCTGATCGCTTCCATCGGTATTACCGAACCTGGCGCTGGTTCTGATGCAGCCAATATCCAGACAAAGGCAGTCAACAAGGGCGATCATTATCTCGTCAATGGATCTAAAACCTTCATCACTAATGCCGTTTACGGCGATTTTATCATAACTGTTGTGAAAACCAACCCAGCGGCGGGTACGGCGGGGGTAAGTCTGCTAGTTATCGACCGGAATGCGGAAGGGGTGTCAGCCCGAAAACTAAAGAAACTAGGGTGGCATGCTTCTGACACTGCCGAATTGAGTTTCGATAATGTCAAAGTGCCTGCGGAAAACCTGATCGGGGAAGAAGGTCGTGGCTTTTATTACTTAATGAATGGCTTGCAATTGGAGCGATTGGCCGCTGTACCCGCCTGTGTGTCGGGCATGGAATGGGCCATCGGAGAAACCCTGAAGTACATGTCGGAAAGGGAGGCCTTTGGTCGGCCGATCAACAAATTTCAAGTGCTGCGCCATAGAATAGCCCAGATGGCAAGTGAAGTGGAAGCTTTAAAAGCCTTTTCTTACCATTGTTGTCGCTTGTATGCCGATAATGTTTATGATGTCAAACTATGCTCAATGGCCAAGTTGCTGGCCACGGAATTAGTCGAGAAAATTGCAACGCAGTGCTTGCAACTATTCGGAGGATATGGTTTTATGGAAGAATATCCGATGGCGCGAATGTACCGCGATGTTCGAGTCGGAACCATCGGCGGTGGTTCTTCTGAAATTATGCGGGAAATCATTGCCAAAATTGTGATTGATGACGTAGGATACCAAAAGGCCAATCAAGTACAGGAAGCATCTAAAGGGGCCGGTACCTCCATGGCTTCTTTATTTAAAAACATCCAGGCAAAAGCAGCTGGGGCGTCGCCCCTGGGCAACACCTTGAAATTTGATTTTGGGAGAGAGCAATTGTATATTGATGGAACCATGCATACCAATGTGGTAAGCACAGAAAACAATTCGGCTGATTGTACGGTCAAAATCTCAAAGGAAGACTTCCTGGCATTGGTTGGCGGGCATCTCAATCCCATGTCGGCAGTCATGAGTGGTAAGATCAAAATTGAAGGCGATATGAGTGTTGCGATGAAATTGCAGTCTTTGTTTGCTTAG
- a CDS encoding four helix bundle protein, which translates to MFDKNEEPDLQRHKKLPIYQKAMEIVELVDAMVALIPEEDEMLQDVKRQMLMDAYQIPAKIAGAEGGELYDIRMENAAIIRKAARELVTQTHALEMFGFEEEEYFQLLRQEVEALRVLFVEWVESFDPWNYIIDRWGLFNPPGKTAHDKDPDDDLPFDPDDRF; encoded by the coding sequence ATGTTCGATAAAAACGAGGAACCAGATTTACAGCGGCACAAAAAACTACCGATCTACCAAAAGGCCATGGAAATCGTTGAGTTGGTGGACGCTATGGTGGCATTGATCCCTGAAGAGGACGAAATGCTGCAAGATGTTAAAAGACAGATGCTAATGGATGCCTACCAAATCCCGGCTAAAATTGCAGGTGCAGAAGGGGGAGAGCTGTATGATATCCGCATGGAGAATGCCGCGATCATTCGTAAAGCCGCCAGAGAACTCGTCACACAGACCCACGCACTGGAAATGTTCGGCTTTGAAGAGGAAGAATATTTTCAGTTGTTACGCCAGGAGGTGGAAGCACTTAGGGTGCTTTTTGTGGAGTGGGTGGAATCTTTCGACCCCTGGAATTACATCATCGACCGCTGGGGTTTGTTTAATCCGCCGGGCAAAACGGCGCATGATAAGGATCCGGATGATGATCTTCCTTTTGACCCGGATGATAGGTTTTAA
- a CDS encoding NAD(P)/FAD-dependent oxidoreductase, whose amino-acid sequence MMKPDYQVAIIGAGFAGIGAAIRLQMEGHTSFVIFEKAPEIGGTWRDNIYPGCACDIPSHLYSYSFELNPNWSRSFSKQPEILAYLKHCVEKYALGQKIRLNTAITRLFFEEGQACWTLTTQNGETISARVVVLALGPLNVPNIPKISGQASFTGTSFHSSEWKTDYPLKGKRVAIIGTGASAIQIVPEIAKEVDQLFIFQRTAPWVSPRMDKEVSESTQHFFQRFPLFNWLFRSLIYRILEFRGKAFFGNTFIRNWLQKRATQNRLKSITDPLIRQAATPNYEIGCKRILVSDDYYPALNLPQVELIPEEVIAINGDTLTGKNGTKRAVDTIIYATGFHAAEYEKAIEVVGKNQRNLSAVWKNAGPEAYLGTTIAGFPNLLIMIGPNTGLGHNSMIHMMESQFNYLIDYLQLLNTKKLAYLDVKQAVQDTYNQHLQAQLSGMVWATGCKSWYQTEKGKNTTLWPGPTTTYRQQTRHINAEDYELVLDPENRN is encoded by the coding sequence ATGATGAAGCCAGATTATCAAGTAGCCATTATTGGTGCAGGGTTTGCAGGGATTGGAGCCGCGATTCGCCTTCAAATGGAGGGGCACACTTCTTTTGTCATTTTTGAAAAAGCGCCTGAAATAGGTGGCACCTGGCGAGATAATATTTACCCTGGTTGTGCTTGTGATATCCCGTCCCACTTGTATTCCTATTCTTTTGAACTTAACCCCAATTGGTCAAGGAGCTTTTCTAAGCAGCCTGAAATTTTGGCTTATCTAAAACATTGTGTAGAAAAATATGCCTTAGGGCAAAAAATCCGATTGAATACTGCCATCACCAGGTTATTTTTTGAAGAAGGACAGGCTTGCTGGACACTTACTACCCAAAACGGCGAAACCATTAGTGCGAGGGTAGTCGTCCTGGCCCTTGGGCCCCTTAATGTGCCTAATATTCCCAAAATTAGCGGACAGGCATCTTTTACAGGAACGAGCTTTCACTCTTCGGAATGGAAGACGGATTATCCGCTAAAGGGGAAACGGGTAGCAATCATTGGCACTGGGGCTAGTGCGATTCAAATAGTCCCGGAAATTGCGAAGGAAGTCGATCAATTGTTTATTTTTCAGCGTACGGCCCCTTGGGTTAGTCCACGTATGGATAAGGAAGTTTCGGAAAGCACGCAACACTTTTTCCAGCGTTTTCCGCTTTTCAACTGGCTTTTCCGCTCGCTTATTTATCGTATTTTAGAATTTCGGGGTAAAGCTTTTTTCGGCAATACCTTCATCCGGAATTGGCTGCAAAAAAGGGCTACCCAAAACAGGCTCAAATCCATAACGGACCCGCTTATTCGCCAAGCAGCCACTCCTAATTATGAGATTGGGTGCAAGCGTATTTTAGTTTCTGACGACTATTACCCTGCCCTGAATTTACCTCAGGTGGAATTGATTCCAGAGGAAGTCATTGCTATAAATGGAGATACCCTTACGGGTAAAAATGGGACCAAAAGGGCTGTAGATACTATCATCTATGCGACTGGCTTTCATGCTGCTGAATATGAAAAAGCCATTGAGGTGGTTGGAAAAAACCAGCGCAATTTATCAGCGGTCTGGAAAAACGCCGGTCCTGAAGCCTATTTAGGGACGACAATTGCCGGTTTCCCCAATTTGCTCATTATGATAGGTCCGAATACCGGTTTGGGACACAATTCTATGATCCATATGATGGAATCTCAGTTTAATTACCTCATTGATTACCTCCAGCTATTAAATACCAAAAAGCTGGCCTATCTAGATGTCAAACAAGCGGTGCAAGATACCTATAACCAGCATCTCCAAGCACAATTATCGGGCATGGTTTGGGCGACCGGCTGCAAGAGTTGGTACCAAACCGAAAAGGGAAAAAACACTACCTTATGGCCTGGGCCCACCACCACTTATCGGCAGCAAACCAGACATATCAATGCGGAGGACTATGAGCTCGTCCTCGATCCTGAAAATAGGAATTAA
- a CDS encoding sulfatase: MKNFILQLFCAICLYLSVSCEEQKAETTARPNILLAIADDVSFPHMGAYGTSWVKTPNFDEVAKKGILFQNAYTPNAKCAPSRSIILTGRNSWQLEEAANHFPFFPAKFKTVFEALKEHGYFTGHVAKGYAPGNPGTIDGKPRELVGKAYNAAKITPPTTGIGNFDYAANFAAFLQQREAGQPFCFWYGSLEPHRAYEYGTGQRLGGKAVTDLDSLFAFFPEEDSVRNDVLDYAFEIEYFDQQLGKMLTLLKENGELDNTIIIVTADNGMPFPRVKGQVYERSNHLPLAIMWGKGVKDPGRSVEEFVSFADFAPTLLDVAGIDPTASGMQAFEGKSLGDVFSNQRKNPYRDHMIVGKERHDIGRPNDLGYPVRGIVNKDYLFLINFKPDRWPGGDPVTGYLNCDGSPTKTAILHHRRYQNDTFYWDLSFGKRPEEELYHIATDPDCMTNLAGNPAHQVVQQALKEQLLSELKAQQDPRVLGNGDVFDQYLYSDEKTRDFYNRFMKGEPLISKAGWVNADDFEKE; this comes from the coding sequence ATGAAAAATTTCATTTTACAACTGTTTTGCGCCATTTGTCTATACTTAAGTGTTTCCTGTGAGGAGCAGAAAGCGGAAACAACTGCCCGACCTAATATCTTATTGGCCATTGCCGACGATGTTTCCTTCCCTCACATGGGAGCCTATGGTACCTCATGGGTAAAAACGCCGAATTTTGATGAAGTAGCTAAAAAGGGAATTCTATTCCAAAATGCTTATACCCCCAATGCGAAATGTGCTCCCTCCCGCTCCATTATCCTAACTGGGCGAAACAGCTGGCAATTGGAAGAAGCTGCCAATCATTTTCCATTTTTCCCTGCCAAGTTCAAAACGGTTTTTGAGGCTTTAAAAGAACATGGCTATTTTACGGGACACGTTGCCAAGGGTTATGCGCCAGGAAATCCAGGCACAATTGATGGAAAACCACGGGAGTTGGTGGGTAAAGCTTACAATGCGGCAAAAATAACGCCACCTACTACGGGCATTGGCAATTTTGATTATGCGGCAAATTTTGCAGCCTTCTTGCAGCAAAGAGAGGCCGGCCAACCTTTCTGCTTTTGGTATGGCTCCTTAGAACCTCACCGCGCCTATGAGTACGGCACTGGCCAACGCCTGGGCGGCAAAGCAGTGACAGATTTAGATAGCCTCTTTGCTTTTTTTCCTGAAGAAGATTCTGTGAGAAATGATGTTTTAGATTATGCCTTTGAAATCGAATATTTTGATCAGCAACTAGGGAAAATGCTGACTTTACTTAAGGAAAATGGCGAATTGGATAATACCATTATTATCGTCACGGCCGACAATGGTATGCCCTTCCCAAGGGTCAAGGGGCAAGTTTATGAAAGGTCCAATCACCTTCCCCTCGCTATCATGTGGGGAAAAGGCGTAAAAGACCCTGGTCGTTCTGTGGAAGAATTTGTCAGTTTTGCCGACTTTGCCCCTACCCTGCTGGATGTGGCGGGTATCGACCCAACGGCCTCAGGCATGCAAGCCTTCGAAGGAAAAAGCCTAGGAGATGTCTTTTCCAACCAAAGGAAAAACCCTTATAGGGATCATATGATCGTCGGTAAAGAGCGCCATGATATTGGTAGACCCAATGACTTGGGTTATCCCGTGCGTGGAATCGTGAACAAAGACTATTTATTTTTAATCAATTTCAAACCCGACCGCTGGCCAGGCGGCGATCCGGTGACGGGCTACCTCAATTGTGATGGCAGCCCTACTAAAACGGCTATCCTTCACCATCGTAGGTACCAGAATGACACCTTTTACTGGGACCTATCGTTTGGCAAAAGACCGGAAGAGGAACTCTATCATATTGCTACAGACCCCGACTGTATGACCAATCTGGCGGGCAATCCCGCCCATCAAGTTGTGCAGCAAGCTTTAAAGGAACAATTGCTGAGTGAATTGAAAGCACAACAAGACCCCAGGGTGTTGGGCAATGGGGATGTTTTCGATCAATACCTCTATTCTGACGAAAAAACCCGGGATTTTTACAACCGATTTATGAAGGGAGAACCGCTGATTAGCAAAGCGGGATGGGTGAATGCGGATGATTTTGAGAAGGAGTAA
- a CDS encoding Gfo/Idh/MocA family oxidoreductase → MKTISWGILSTANIGMKKVIPAMLQGTYTDIQAICSRSHYHAQGAAEQLGIPKAYGSYEALLEDPEIEAVYIPLPNHLHVEWTVKCLEAGKHVLCEKPIAMNYADALYLLKETKKYPHLKVMEAFMYRHHPQWIKAKQLVKEGAIGRLVTIQSTFSYFNADPSNVRNQSDIGGGGLLDIGCYCISLARFIFEKEPTRVLGRIELDPVLKTDRLTSGILDFEDGTSTFTCSTQMAPHQVVHIYGTDGRIEIEIPFNAPPDQPCRIWLHKGGEKETFTFAITDQYTIQGDLFSLSILNDTPVPTPLEDGIANMKVIDGVFKSAASEDWCTL, encoded by the coding sequence ATGAAAACCATTTCCTGGGGAATTCTAAGTACAGCTAACATCGGCATGAAAAAGGTTATCCCTGCCATGCTGCAAGGCACCTATACCGACATTCAAGCTATCTGTTCCCGAAGTCACTATCATGCCCAAGGCGCCGCTGAACAACTAGGGATTCCCAAAGCTTATGGTTCTTATGAAGCCTTATTGGAAGATCCTGAAATTGAAGCCGTTTATATTCCCTTGCCCAATCACCTACATGTAGAATGGACGGTCAAATGCCTCGAAGCGGGAAAGCATGTGCTGTGTGAAAAGCCAATTGCGATGAATTATGCCGATGCGCTTTATTTGTTAAAGGAAACCAAAAAATATCCTCACCTGAAAGTCATGGAGGCTTTTATGTATCGGCACCATCCGCAGTGGATCAAAGCTAAACAACTGGTGAAAGAGGGCGCCATTGGTCGTTTAGTCACTATTCAGTCTACTTTTTCCTATTTCAATGCCGACCCATCGAATGTCCGAAACCAATCGGATATTGGCGGTGGGGGGCTACTAGATATTGGGTGTTATTGCATTTCCCTGGCTCGTTTTATTTTCGAAAAAGAGCCGACCCGCGTACTGGGGAGAATAGAACTTGATCCTGTTTTGAAAACCGATCGTTTGACTTCCGGCATCCTGGACTTCGAGGATGGTACTTCGACCTTTACTTGTAGCACCCAAATGGCACCTCATCAGGTCGTGCATATCTATGGCACCGATGGCCGCATAGAGATCGAAATCCCCTTCAACGCGCCGCCCGACCAACCTTGCCGAATCTGGCTCCATAAAGGGGGCGAAAAAGAAACCTTTACCTTTGCCATAACAGATCAATATACCATTCAAGGTGATTTGTTTTCCTTGTCAATCCTTAATGATACGCCCGTGCCTACTCCCTTGGAAGATGGTATTGCCAATATGAAGGTGATTGATGGTGTTTTTAAAAGTGCAGCGTCGGAAGATTGGTGTACGCTTTAA